From one Synergistaceae bacterium genomic stretch:
- a CDS encoding cyclase family protein, protein MRVIDLGHPITNNMPTFPGDEPPVLKNHSPIESGYRSTSLIINSHNGTHIDAPAHIFKDGKYLEEYPNEIYFGLGIVIDATACIGREIKLEDIKKESLEKIGYVDYVLFRTDWSKKWDTNLYTSEFPVLSESLAYFLTTLNIKAVGFDTISADEIASEEMKIHKILLSSDILIIENLCNLDKVGEEVFCLTCLPLSFSNQDGSPTRVMAILEN, encoded by the coding sequence ATGAGAGTGATTGATCTCGGACATCCCATAACAAATAATATGCCAACTTTCCCTGGCGACGAACCCCCTGTTTTAAAAAATCACTCACCTATAGAAAGTGGATATAGATCAACTTCTTTAATTATTAATTCGCACAACGGAACACACATTGACGCACCGGCTCACATATTTAAAGATGGAAAATATTTGGAAGAATATCCTAATGAAATATACTTCGGACTTGGAATTGTAATTGACGCTACTGCCTGCATAGGACGTGAAATAAAACTGGAAGATATCAAAAAAGAGTCTTTAGAAAAAATTGGCTATGTCGATTACGTCTTGTTCCGCACTGATTGGTCAAAAAAATGGGATACTAACCTTTACACCTCAGAATTTCCCGTGCTCTCTGAATCTTTAGCTTATTTTCTTACAACACTTAATATTAAAGCTGTAGGTTTTGACACAATTTCAGCAGATGAAATAGCTTCTGAAGAAATGAAAATACACAAAATTCTTCTTTCTTCTGATATTTTAATTATTGAAAACCTTTGCAATTTGGATAAAGTAGGAGAAGAAGTTTTTTGTCTGACTTGTCTTCCCCTGTCTTTTTCAAATCAAGACGGAAGTCCGACAAGAGTCATGGCCATACTGGAGAATTAA